A single window of Canis lupus familiaris isolate Mischka breed German Shepherd chromosome 7, alternate assembly UU_Cfam_GSD_1.0, whole genome shotgun sequence DNA harbors:
- the LENEP gene encoding lens epithelial cell protein LEP503 has protein sequence MQPQTQPLAHALPFSFRRALGDTGLRVPVMKLGTGWEGLQQTLKELAYIILCCWCIKELLD, from the coding sequence ATGCAGCCCCAGACACAGCCCCTGGCCCAcgccctccctttctccttcagaCGAGCCCTGGGAGACACTGGTCTCCGGGTGCCTGTCATGAAGCTGGGCACGGGGTGGGAGGGCCTGCAGCAGACCCTGAAGGAACTTGCCTATATCATCCTCTGCTGCTGGTGTATCAAAGAGCTGCTGGATTGA